A part of Winslowiella toletana genomic DNA contains:
- a CDS encoding anthranilate synthase component 1 codes for MPSAKPALKLITGNAPYREDPAAVFHQLCGARPATLLLESADIDSKRNLKSLLIVDSALRITALDKTVTIQALSENGRALLPLLDAALPASVDNQLRPDGRLLTFAEINPLQDEDSRLQSLSVFDALRLIPTLVSTPEEEREAMLLGGLFAYDLVAGFEQLPALDNQQRCPDYCFYLAETLLVIDHQTQTSRLQASLFAPSTAEFQRLQGRIEQLHGQMLQPAPALPVQSVENMVLSCNQSDEEYCAIVRQMQEAIRVGEIFQVVPSRRFSLPCPSPLAAYDTLKHSNPSPYMFFMQDQDFALFGASPESSLKYNASDRQIEIYPIAGTRPRGRHADGSLDRDLDSRIELEMRTDHKELAEHLMLVDLARNDLARICEPGSRYVADLTKVDRYSFVMHLVSRVVGKLRGDLDVLHAYRACMNMGTLSGAPKVRAMQLIARAEGTRRGSYGGAVGYFTASGDLDTCIVIRSAYVEDGVATVQAGAGVVLDSNPQAEADESRNKARAVLRAIATAHHCTEIF; via the coding sequence ATGCCATCTGCCAAACCTGCCCTGAAGTTGATTACCGGTAATGCTCCTTACCGCGAAGATCCGGCCGCTGTGTTCCACCAGCTGTGTGGCGCACGTCCGGCGACCCTGCTGCTTGAATCCGCAGATATCGACAGCAAACGTAACCTGAAGAGCCTGCTGATCGTCGACAGCGCACTGCGTATTACCGCGCTCGATAAAACCGTCACCATTCAGGCGCTGTCAGAAAATGGCCGGGCGCTGCTGCCGCTACTGGATGCCGCTCTGCCGGCCAGCGTCGATAACCAGCTTCGTCCTGACGGTCGCCTGCTGACCTTCGCAGAAATTAATCCGCTGCAGGATGAGGATTCGCGTCTGCAGTCGCTGTCGGTGTTTGATGCGCTGCGCCTGATCCCGACACTGGTTAGTACCCCGGAAGAAGAGCGCGAAGCGATGCTGCTTGGCGGCCTGTTTGCTTACGACCTGGTGGCCGGTTTTGAACAGCTGCCGGCGCTGGATAATCAACAACGCTGCCCTGATTACTGCTTCTATCTGGCCGAAACGCTGCTGGTGATTGACCACCAGACACAGACCTCACGTCTGCAGGCCAGCCTGTTTGCCCCTTCAACTGCCGAGTTCCAGCGCCTGCAGGGCCGCATCGAGCAGTTGCATGGTCAGATGCTGCAGCCAGCCCCGGCGCTGCCGGTACAGTCAGTGGAAAATATGGTGCTGAGCTGCAACCAGAGCGATGAAGAGTACTGCGCGATAGTACGTCAGATGCAGGAAGCGATTCGCGTCGGTGAAATCTTCCAGGTCGTGCCGTCACGCCGCTTCTCACTGCCCTGCCCGTCGCCGCTGGCAGCCTATGACACGCTGAAACACAGCAACCCAAGTCCGTATATGTTCTTTATGCAGGACCAGGATTTCGCGCTGTTCGGCGCCTCGCCGGAAAGTTCGCTGAAATATAACGCCAGTGACCGTCAGATTGAGATCTACCCGATTGCCGGTACCCGTCCGCGTGGTCGTCACGCCGATGGCTCACTGGATCGCGACCTCGACAGCCGCATCGAACTGGAGATGCGTACCGACCATAAAGAGCTGGCGGAACATCTGATGCTGGTTGATCTGGCGCGTAATGACCTGGCGCGCATCTGCGAACCCGGCAGCCGCTATGTTGCCGACCTGACCAAAGTTGATCGCTACTCATTTGTGATGCATCTGGTTTCACGCGTGGTGGGTAAACTGCGCGGCGACCTTGATGTGCTGCACGCCTATCGCGCCTGTATGAATATGGGCACCCTGAGCGGAGCGCCAAAAGTGCGCGCCATGCAGCTGATTGCCCGCGCCGAGGGCACCCGCCGCGGCAGCTACGGCGGCGCCGTGGGTTACTTCACCGCCAGCGGTGACCTTGATACCTGTATTGTGATTCGTTCAGCGTACGTGGAAGACGGCGTGGCAACGGTTCAGGCGGGCGCCGGCGTGGTACTGGATTCAAATCCACAAGCCGAAGCCGATGAAAGCCGCAATAAAGCCCGCGCAGTATTACGCGCGATTGCTACCGCTCATCATTGCACGGAGATTTTCTGA
- the trpCF gene encoding bifunctional indole-3-glycerol-phosphate synthase TrpC/phosphoribosylanthranilate isomerase TrpF, protein MQDTVLKKIVQDKAIWLEARKAQQPLASFQNDVTPASRSFYHALQGTRTVFILECKKASPSKGVIREDFDPATIAGVYKQYASAVSVLTDEKYFHGSFDFLPVVSAAITQPVLCKDFIIDPYQIYLARHYQGDAILLMLSVLDDEQYRQLAAVAHSLNMGVLTEVSNEEELERAIALEAKVVGINNRDLRDLSIDLNRTRQLAPRLAPGVTVISESGISNYAQVRELSRFANGFLIGSALMSEDNLDAAVRRVLLGENKVCGLTRPEDAQAASNAGAIFGGLIFAAGSPRQIDITQARTVIAAAPLKYVGVFRNTTISDVVTTAQALSLHAVQLHGDEDQTFVDALRQQLPPGVQIWKAFSVKGSLPARDWQNVDRYLLDNGNGGSGQRFDWSLLAGEALHNVLLAGGLGADNCVAAAQLGCAGLDFNSGVESAPGVKDSAKIAAVFQTLKAY, encoded by the coding sequence ATGCAGGATACCGTACTTAAAAAAATTGTTCAGGACAAAGCTATCTGGCTGGAAGCGCGTAAAGCGCAGCAGCCGCTGGCCAGCTTCCAGAACGACGTCACTCCGGCCAGCCGCAGCTTTTATCATGCACTGCAGGGAACCCGCACGGTGTTTATCCTTGAGTGTAAAAAAGCCTCGCCGTCAAAGGGGGTGATTCGCGAAGATTTCGACCCGGCGACCATTGCCGGTGTCTATAAACAGTATGCTTCAGCGGTGTCGGTACTGACCGATGAGAAATATTTCCATGGCAGCTTCGATTTTCTGCCCGTCGTCAGCGCCGCCATTACGCAGCCGGTACTGTGCAAAGACTTTATTATCGACCCGTATCAGATCTATCTTGCGCGCCACTACCAGGGCGATGCCATTTTACTGATGCTTTCGGTGCTGGATGATGAGCAGTACCGTCAGCTGGCCGCCGTCGCCCACAGCCTGAATATGGGTGTACTGACCGAAGTCAGTAATGAAGAAGAGCTGGAGCGCGCCATTGCGCTGGAAGCAAAAGTGGTCGGCATTAATAACCGCGATCTGCGCGATCTGTCGATTGATCTGAATCGCACCCGTCAGCTGGCGCCGCGTCTGGCGCCAGGCGTCACGGTGATTAGTGAATCCGGTATCAGCAACTATGCGCAGGTGCGTGAATTAAGCCGTTTCGCCAATGGCTTCCTGATTGGTTCGGCGCTGATGTCAGAAGATAATCTTGATGCGGCCGTGCGCCGGGTGCTGCTGGGTGAGAATAAAGTCTGTGGTTTAACCCGGCCAGAAGATGCGCAGGCTGCCAGTAACGCAGGCGCTATCTTTGGCGGATTGATCTTCGCCGCCGGTTCTCCACGCCAGATTGATATTACGCAGGCACGCACCGTTATCGCGGCAGCGCCATTAAAGTATGTTGGCGTATTCCGCAATACGACTATCAGTGACGTTGTCACTACTGCGCAAGCCCTGTCGCTGCACGCTGTACAGCTGCATGGCGATGAAGATCAGACATTTGTTGATGCGCTGCGTCAGCAGTTGCCGCCCGGCGTGCAAATCTGGAAAGCGTTCAGCGTTAAAGGGAGCCTGCCCGCACGCGACTGGCAGAATGTCGACCGCTATCTGCTGGATAATGGCAATGGCGGCAGCGGTCAGCGTTTCGACTGGTCACTGCTGGCCGGTGAGGCATTACACAATGTGCTGCTGGCCGGTGGTTTAGGCGCAGATAACTGTGTCGCCGCCGCGCAGCTGGGCTGTGCCGGTCTTGACTTCAACTCTGGCGTCGAGAGCGCGCCAGGCGTGAAAGACAGTGCGAAAATCGCCGCCGTTTTCCAGACGCTAAAAGCTTACTAA